One genomic region from Lycorma delicatula isolate Av1 chromosome 9, ASM4794821v1, whole genome shotgun sequence encodes:
- the LOC142329786 gene encoding uncharacterized protein LOC142329786: MNASINNTFFDEVPLNTSIDVKTELEESIPDETECLFSQYNEDMEYDCGIDHNKLYTVFPIKEENDPLSLDKNCNCEDLMFIKKEEKYQIKQEELDLADKTIDDSVLENVEDNIQNTKYMTQEV; encoded by the exons atgaatgcatccattaataatacattttttgatgaagTTCCATTAAACACTTCTATTGATGTTAAAACAGAATTAGAAGAAAGCATACCTGATgaaacagaatgtttattttcacaatataatGAAGACATGGAGTATGATTgt GGAAtagatcataataaattatacacagtgtttcctataaaagaagaaaatgatcctttaagtttagataaaaactgtaactgtgaagatttgatgtttataaaaaaggaagaaaaatatcaaattaaacagGAAGAATTG gaTCTTGCTGATAAGACAATTGACGATTCAGTTCTAGAAAATGTTGAGGATAATATTCAGAATACTAAATATATGACTCAGGAAGTGTAA